A single genomic interval of Kogia breviceps isolate mKogBre1 chromosome 6, mKogBre1 haplotype 1, whole genome shotgun sequence harbors:
- the LOC131758724 gene encoding polyadenylate-binding protein 4-like, with protein sequence MHVAAKYRQASLYVGDLHPDVTEDLLFKKFSTVGPVLSIHICRDLITRCSLGYAYVNFLQLADAQKALDTMNFDPIKGKSIRLMWSQHDTCLRKYGIGNMFIKNLDKSIDNKTLYEHFSSFGKILSSKVMSDDHGSRGYAFVHFQNQITADRTIQEMNGALLKDCRLFVGRFKSRKDWEAELQNKASELTNEKKNNFRDDMDDERLREVFSKYGKTLSVKVMTDSSGKSKGFGFVSFDSHEAAKKAAEEINGKDINGQLLFVGRAQKKAERQAELKLMFEQLKQERFRRCRGTKLYIKNLDETIDDEKLRREFSSFGSISRVKVMQEEGRSKGFGLICLSSPEKATKAMTEMNGRILDSKPLNIALVQRP encoded by the exons ATGCATGTAGCAGCCAAGTATCGCCAGGCCTCCCTGTACGTGGGTGACCTCCACCCGGACGTCACCGAGGACCTGCTGTTCAAGAAGTTCAGCACTGTGGGGCCCGTGCTGTCCATCCACATCTGCAGGGACCTGATCACCCGCTGCTCTCTGGGCTATGCCTACGTGAACTTTCTGCAGCTGGCAGATGCCCAGAAGGCCCTGGACACCATGAACTTTGACCCGATAAAGGGTAAATCCATCCGTCTCATGTGGTCTCAGCATGACACCTGCTTGAGGAAATATGGAATTGGGAACATGTTCATCAAGAATCTGGACAAATCCATTGATAACAAAACCCTTTATGAACACTTTTCATCTTTTGGGAAGATCCTGTCCTCCAAGGTGATGAGTGATGATCACGGCTCCAGGGGCTATGCGTTCGTGCATTTTCAGAACCAGATTACCGCCGACAGGACCATCCAGGAGATGAATGGGGCACTGCTTAAGGACTGTAGGCTGTTTGTTGGCAGATTCAAAAGCCGCAAAGATTGGGAAGCTGAGCTCCAGAACAAAGCCAGTGAGTTAAC aaacgaaaaaaaaaacaacttcagaGATGACATGGATGATGAGAGACTGAGGGAAGTTTTCAGCAAATATGGAAAAACCCTGAGTGTTAAGGTGATGACAGATTCCAGTGGGAAATCCAAAGGCTTTGGCTTTGTGAGTTTTGATAGCCATGAGGCTGCCAAAAAGGCTGCTGAAGAAATCAATGGAAAGGACATAAATGGACAACTGCTTTTTGTAGGCCGGGCACAAAAGAAAGCAGAGCGACAGGCTGAGTTAAAGCTAATGTTTGAGCAGCTGAAACAGGAAAGATTTCGGCGGTGCCGGGGGACAAAGCTCTATATTAAGAACCTGGATGAGACCATTGATGATGAAAAGCTACGGAGGGAATTTTCTTCATTTGGATCAATTAGCAGAGTCAAGGTAATGCAGGAAGAAGGGCGAAGCAAAGGGTTTGGCCTGATCTGCTTGTCCTCTCCTGAGAAGGCCACTAAAGCAATGACTGAGATGAATGGCCGCATCTTGGACTCCAAGCCGCTCAACATCGCCCTGGTCCAGAGGCCGTAG